One Azotosporobacter soli genomic region harbors:
- a CDS encoding HypC/HybG/HupF family hydrogenase formation chaperone translates to MCLAIPGRIVERKEYMATLEINGVRREASLMLLPEAQVGDFVLLHAGFAVQRINEQEAEETLALWRELENHADVDG, encoded by the coding sequence ATGTGTTTAGCGATACCGGGACGGATTGTAGAGCGGAAGGAATATATGGCGACGTTGGAAATTAACGGTGTGCGACGAGAGGCAAGCCTGATGCTGTTGCCGGAGGCGCAGGTCGGTGATTTTGTCTTGTTGCATGCCGGATTTGCCGTGCAGCGTATCAATGAACAGGAAGCGGAAGAGACATTGGCTTTGTGGCGGGAGTTGGAAAATCATGCAGATGTTGACGGCTGA
- a CDS encoding cation-translocating P-type ATPase translates to MKDATISTYYVSDLDCADCAAKLESRIVALPGVTQASLNFASSRLVVRHSAAKATIESAIVQAGYKVRQAPPLAEKKKRYLVPFTAAFSFLVAFSLETQPLATLSTMFYAIAILIGGFSIARKAFYNLSNYSIDSNFLMVIAVGGAIFIDQWSEAAAVVVLFSLGHALEHYTLEKTRRAVGNLMALAPERATLLSDDDKQQDVDARQVKPGERILIRPGERIPLDGQVSAGISAVDQSPITGESLPCEKEPGSLVFAGSLNQNGALYVTVSSAYQDSTLASLARLTEEAQSKKAPIQQAIDHFARYYTPCVIIAATLTLLLPWLLFQEPFSLWLYKALLLLVIACPCALVISTPVAVVAALGNASARGILIKGGVFLEAFGNIRSLAFDKTGTLTHGSLSVTQVITDGSLSEKELLSLAARLEAASEHPLARAIRNACPDQTPADDFHALPGLGAVGRIAGEHYQIGSPRLVADLLRGDALEASVAAAMQEGNSVIWLSNESRLLGAILFQDTPRPEAAATLRELKDLLPGSIVLLSGDQPSTASAIGRQLGLSDIRAGLLPAEKVKELRNLQLQHGRVAMIGDGINDAPALAAADIGVAMGTGGSDVALAAADIALAGDDLSQLPYLIRLSRRTMRLIKQNIVFALLLKAIFILAAFSGHATLWMAVFADTGATLLVVANSMRLMKAQ, encoded by the coding sequence ATGAAAGACGCAACCATTTCCACTTATTACGTTTCCGACTTAGACTGCGCCGATTGCGCAGCCAAACTCGAATCACGCATTGTCGCACTGCCCGGGGTGACGCAAGCCTCGCTTAATTTTGCCTCCTCGCGTCTCGTCGTACGCCACAGCGCAGCGAAGGCAACAATCGAAAGCGCGATTGTTCAGGCCGGTTATAAGGTGCGCCAGGCCCCGCCCTTAGCGGAAAAGAAGAAACGCTATCTGGTTCCGTTCACCGCTGCGTTCAGTTTTCTCGTCGCCTTCTCTCTCGAAACACAACCCCTCGCCACGCTAAGCACGATGTTCTACGCGATCGCAATCCTGATTGGCGGCTTTTCGATCGCGCGCAAAGCATTCTACAATCTCAGCAATTACAGCATCGATAGCAATTTCCTGATGGTCATCGCAGTCGGCGGCGCTATTTTCATCGATCAATGGAGCGAAGCCGCTGCCGTCGTCGTTTTATTCTCGCTCGGACACGCGCTGGAACATTATACTTTGGAAAAAACTCGCCGGGCCGTGGGCAATCTGATGGCCCTGGCGCCGGAACGCGCGACCTTGCTTTCTGACGACGACAAACAACAGGACGTCGACGCCCGCCAGGTCAAGCCCGGCGAACGCATCCTAATCCGTCCCGGCGAGCGCATTCCGCTCGATGGTCAGGTTAGTGCGGGGATTTCCGCCGTTGATCAATCGCCTATCACCGGTGAATCGCTGCCGTGTGAAAAGGAACCCGGTTCGCTGGTTTTCGCAGGCAGCCTAAATCAAAACGGCGCACTCTATGTAACGGTCAGTAGTGCGTACCAGGATTCGACATTGGCATCGCTTGCCCGCCTCACGGAAGAAGCGCAAAGCAAGAAAGCGCCGATCCAGCAAGCCATCGACCATTTCGCCCGTTATTACACGCCATGCGTAATTATCGCCGCCACGTTGACTCTTTTGCTTCCCTGGTTGCTTTTTCAAGAACCGTTTTCCCTCTGGCTCTATAAAGCATTGCTGCTGCTCGTTATCGCCTGCCCCTGCGCACTGGTGATTTCCACCCCGGTTGCCGTCGTGGCCGCACTTGGCAACGCGTCAGCCCGCGGCATCCTGATTAAGGGCGGCGTCTTTCTCGAAGCCTTCGGCAACATACGCAGTCTGGCGTTTGACAAAACCGGCACACTGACGCACGGCAGCCTCAGCGTAACGCAGGTCATAACCGACGGCAGTTTATCGGAAAAAGAGCTTTTATCGCTGGCCGCGAGACTGGAGGCAGCCTCCGAACATCCGCTCGCGCGAGCCATTCGCAATGCCTGTCCTGACCAGACTCCCGCCGATGATTTCCATGCGCTGCCGGGACTCGGCGCCGTCGGACGGATTGCCGGCGAGCACTATCAGATCGGTTCGCCGCGTCTGGTCGCCGACCTCTTGCGCGGCGACGCCTTAGAAGCCTCAGTCGCTGCGGCGATGCAAGAAGGCAACAGCGTCATCTGGCTTAGCAACGAAAGCCGCCTGCTCGGCGCGATTCTGTTTCAGGATACGCCGCGTCCGGAAGCCGCGGCAACGCTGCGCGAACTAAAAGATTTGCTGCCCGGTTCGATCGTCCTCCTGAGCGGCGATCAACCGTCGACCGCCTCTGCAATCGGCAGACAGCTCGGTTTATCCGACATCCGCGCCGGATTGCTGCCGGCAGAAAAAGTAAAGGAACTGCGCAACCTTCAGTTGCAGCATGGCCGCGTCGCAATGATCGGCGACGGAATCAATGACGCACCGGCCTTGGCTGCCGCGGATATCGGCGTCGCGATGGGCACCGGCGGCAGCGACGTCGCTTTGGCAGCCGCCGATATCGCACTGGCCGGCGATGATCTCAGCCAACTGCCGTATCTGATTCGCCTCAGCCGACGGACGATGCGCCTGATCAAGCAAAATATCGTCTTCGCTTTACTCCTAAAAGCCATTTTCATTCTCGCGGCTTTCAGCGGTCACGCCACCTTGTGGATGGCGGTCTTCGCCGACACCGGCGCGACGCTGCTCGTCGTCGCCAACAGCATGCGACTGATGAAAGCCCAATAA
- the hypD gene encoding hydrogenase formation protein HypD — protein MQMLTAEETGRAAARLTAEIKKLAGGRTIRIMEVCGTHTVAIFRHGIRQLLGDAVELISGPGCPVCVTPANYIDAALACAKQPGVILTSYGDLLRVPGSRESLAEAKAQGADVRVVVSPLDALAIARQEPQRKVVFLAVGFETTAPTAAAALLSARQAGVENFLLLSAHKTVPPALRSLLTQGACLDGLLLPGHVSAVIGLAPYRFLVDEFALPSVVAGFEALDILTAIRALARQIAAGRAELENQYRRVVLPQGNPQAMKILLDVYQPVDVEWRGLGLLKESGLVLRPAYQVYDASLVLQLKTQPAVEPKGCCCGLVLQGRMQPAQCPLFARECTPLKPVGACMVSREGACSAWYNYGKRGEGA, from the coding sequence ATGCAGATGTTGACGGCTGAGGAAACCGGTCGCGCAGCGGCCCGTCTGACGGCTGAGATCAAAAAGCTCGCTGGCGGGCGGACAATCCGAATCATGGAAGTGTGCGGCACGCATACGGTGGCGATCTTTCGCCATGGCATCCGTCAACTGCTTGGCGATGCGGTCGAACTGATCAGCGGCCCGGGCTGCCCAGTCTGCGTGACGCCGGCGAATTACATCGATGCTGCGCTGGCTTGCGCAAAACAGCCCGGCGTTATTCTTACGAGTTACGGCGATTTGCTGCGCGTGCCGGGCAGCCGTGAGAGTCTGGCTGAGGCTAAGGCGCAAGGCGCGGATGTGCGGGTTGTCGTTTCGCCGCTTGATGCATTGGCGATTGCGCGGCAAGAGCCGCAGCGCAAGGTTGTCTTTCTCGCGGTCGGCTTTGAGACGACCGCGCCGACCGCGGCGGCGGCGCTGCTTTCGGCAAGACAAGCGGGTGTGGAGAATTTTTTGCTGCTCTCCGCGCATAAGACGGTGCCGCCGGCGCTGCGCAGCTTGCTGACGCAAGGGGCCTGTCTCGACGGTCTTTTGCTGCCGGGGCATGTCAGTGCAGTCATCGGCCTCGCGCCGTATCGCTTTTTAGTCGATGAGTTCGCGCTGCCGAGCGTAGTGGCAGGCTTTGAAGCGCTGGACATTTTAACGGCGATTCGTGCGCTAGCCCGGCAGATCGCCGCTGGACGAGCGGAACTGGAGAATCAGTATCGGCGCGTCGTCTTGCCGCAGGGCAATCCGCAGGCGATGAAGATTTTACTGGATGTGTATCAGCCTGTCGATGTCGAATGGCGCGGTCTCGGCTTATTAAAAGAATCAGGACTCGTCCTGCGCCCCGCATACCAAGTGTACGATGCCTCGCTCGTACTACAGCTGAAGACGCAGCCTGCGGTGGAACCGAAAGGCTGCTGCTGCGGTCTTGTCCTGCAGGGTCGCATGCAACCGGCGCAATGTCCGCTTTTTGCGCGGGAGTGTACGCCGCTAAAACCGGTCGGAGCCTGCATGGTATCGCGTGAAGGCGCTTGCAGTGCCTGGTATAATTACGGGAAAAGGGGCGAAGGCGCATGA
- the rpoN gene encoding RNA polymerase factor sigma-54, translating to MPQMEYGLRMDLSQKLVMTPQLRQAIAILQLPALELATMVEQELLENPVLEMEEEREEFSPENIVKLAEYLQSGERSAAEGGGRIEREDNGNPLERFLSQESTLHQHLELQLSLLSLNKKENCIGEYLIGCIDDNGYLSGSIDEAAESIGVAPEAVEKVLALLQGFDPAGVAARDLRECLLLQLRQKECCDPLVLQLVESHLDEVGQGHYRTLALKLKCSPLKVQEAVDLIRRLDPKPGLAFGGSTANYVLPDLTVEKIDDQYVILVNDTVVPRLTINSAYRRMVQNGDEDLKKFVSGRLQAAVGLIRSIEQRRRTLFRVMETIVELQREFFDHGPAYLQPLTLRQVAEIISVHESTVSRAIAGKYAATPRGLLSLRSFFPTPVHTDSGTDMAAANVKQNLRDLIAKEDTNRPFSDQDLAELLDGKGIKLSRRTVAKYREEMGIATSSRRKRY from the coding sequence ATGCCCCAAATGGAATATGGCTTGCGCATGGATCTCAGCCAGAAACTGGTGATGACGCCGCAATTACGGCAAGCGATTGCCATTTTGCAGTTGCCGGCGCTTGAACTGGCGACCATGGTAGAGCAGGAATTATTGGAAAACCCTGTCCTGGAAATGGAAGAGGAACGCGAAGAATTTTCGCCGGAAAATATCGTGAAACTGGCCGAATACTTACAGTCCGGCGAGCGCAGCGCTGCGGAAGGCGGCGGGCGAATCGAACGGGAAGACAACGGCAACCCGCTGGAGCGCTTCTTAAGCCAGGAAAGCACGCTGCATCAACATTTGGAATTGCAGCTGAGCTTGCTGTCTTTGAATAAAAAGGAAAACTGCATCGGCGAATATCTGATTGGCTGCATCGACGATAACGGATATTTGTCGGGCAGCATTGATGAGGCGGCCGAAAGCATCGGCGTAGCGCCGGAAGCAGTGGAAAAAGTATTGGCTTTGTTGCAAGGCTTCGATCCCGCCGGCGTTGCGGCGCGTGATTTGCGCGAATGTCTGCTCCTGCAATTGCGACAGAAAGAGTGCTGCGATCCGCTGGTGCTGCAACTGGTGGAATCGCATCTTGATGAAGTGGGCCAGGGACATTACCGAACCTTGGCGCTCAAGCTGAAGTGCAGCCCGCTTAAAGTGCAGGAGGCGGTCGATCTGATTCGTCGTCTTGACCCCAAACCGGGCCTGGCTTTCGGCGGCAGCACCGCCAACTATGTCTTGCCGGATCTTACGGTGGAAAAGATCGATGATCAGTATGTGATTCTGGTCAATGACACCGTGGTGCCGCGCCTGACGATCAATTCCGCGTATCGACGCATGGTACAAAACGGCGATGAGGATCTGAAAAAATTCGTCTCGGGCCGCTTGCAGGCCGCGGTTGGTCTGATTCGCAGCATCGAACAGCGGCGGCGGACCTTATTTCGCGTGATGGAGACGATCGTCGAATTACAGCGCGAATTCTTCGATCATGGCCCGGCGTACCTGCAACCGCTGACGCTGCGTCAGGTTGCCGAAATCATCAGCGTACATGAATCGACGGTCAGTCGGGCGATTGCCGGAAAATACGCGGCGACGCCGCGCGGTCTGCTCAGCTTGCGCAGCTTTTTCCCGACACCGGTGCATACCGATTCCGGAACCGATATGGCGGCGGCCAACGTCAAGCAAAACCTGCGCGATTTGATCGCCAAAGAAGATACGAACCGTCCGTTCAGCGATCAGGATCTGGCGGAACTGCTCGACGGCAAAGGCATTAAATTGTCACGGCGTACTGTAGCAAAGTATCGCGAAGAAATGGGTATTGCTACTTCCAGCCGTCGTAAACGCTACTAA
- the hypF gene encoding carbamoyltransferase HypF: protein MPRLQICISGIVQGVGFRPFVYRLACAHRLSGWVRNDNHGVEIEVQGRKADLSLFLHALQEEAPPAALIGELQQFYREEIEEEDFVILPSQAKRAGRAWVAADLATCSDCLRELRDPSERRHRYPFLNCTQCGPRYSIIRQMPYDRPHTSLADFTLCPDCKKEYENTADRRFHAQPIACPKCGPSYWLEREDGSRSEGKAAIEAARQLIAAGGILAIKGIGGCHLACDARQEDAVSKLRRRKKRLLKPFALMAGSLETARELCRVSQQEEEALSGPARPIVLLERQESVLVAEGVAPGQRRLGVMLPYTPLHALLLEKEDVWVMTSGNDADAPMLYRDAEMRSGLLGLADAWLLNDRPIVRPIDDSVLQIVAARVCMIRRSRGFAPQPLPCLPATQTILAAGGDLKNTFCLADEGMAFLSGHMGDLAEASAQENYRQQQEELQKLLDCSPTAVVYDLHPAYHSQRLFRKTLLPSLSIQHHHAHAASVLAEHRLTGPALGVVLDGTGYGTDGSLWGSEFLALSGASFKRLAHFSYLPLPGGEQAVRQPWRLAAWILSELYGDNPVAWPIQLELPEGWPVLRQAVRQGLASVPACGAGRWFDAAAVILGLGRENQYEGHLAGLLTEAVQGEGELLHYAILPGTPRQIDLLPLLKDLAEGVLAGKETAHLAASFHLTLFQALREMLLLLRVETGLNTLLLSGGVWQNRHLLARALLCLPEDGFAVYCNQQVPANDGGLSLGQAWIAASRLKEEESCV from the coding sequence ATGCCTCGTCTGCAAATTTGCATAAGCGGTATCGTACAAGGGGTCGGTTTTCGTCCCTTTGTCTATCGTTTGGCATGTGCGCACCGACTCAGCGGTTGGGTGCGCAATGATAACCATGGCGTAGAAATAGAGGTTCAGGGGCGAAAAGCAGACCTGAGCCTTTTTTTGCATGCGCTGCAGGAAGAAGCGCCGCCCGCCGCGCTTATCGGTGAACTGCAGCAGTTCTATCGCGAAGAAATAGAAGAAGAAGACTTTGTTATTTTGCCGAGCCAAGCTAAGCGGGCGGGGCGCGCCTGGGTAGCGGCCGATCTGGCGACTTGTTCGGATTGTTTGCGTGAACTGCGCGATCCGTCAGAACGGCGTCATCGTTATCCGTTCCTGAACTGTACGCAGTGCGGCCCTCGCTACAGCATCATCCGACAAATGCCCTATGATCGGCCGCATACTTCGCTGGCGGATTTCACGCTCTGCCCGGACTGCAAAAAAGAATATGAAAACACGGCTGACCGTCGTTTTCATGCGCAGCCGATCGCCTGTCCAAAGTGCGGCCCATCGTACTGGCTGGAACGAGAGGACGGAAGTCGCAGCGAAGGCAAGGCGGCGATCGAGGCCGCGCGACAATTGATCGCCGCTGGAGGGATTTTGGCGATTAAGGGAATCGGCGGCTGCCATCTGGCCTGCGATGCCCGACAGGAGGACGCGGTGTCGAAGCTGCGTCGGCGCAAGAAGCGCCTCTTGAAACCGTTCGCGCTTATGGCGGGCAGTCTTGAGACGGCGCGGGAACTGTGCAGGGTTTCGCAACAGGAGGAAGAGGCGCTGAGCGGTCCGGCGCGTCCGATCGTCCTATTGGAGCGACAGGAGAGCGTTCTTGTAGCCGAAGGGGTCGCGCCCGGACAGCGACGCCTCGGCGTGATGCTGCCTTATACGCCGCTGCATGCGCTGCTTCTCGAAAAAGAGGACGTCTGGGTAATGACGAGCGGCAACGACGCGGATGCTCCGATGCTGTATCGCGATGCGGAAATGCGCAGCGGTTTACTCGGTCTGGCAGACGCGTGGCTGTTGAATGATCGTCCGATTGTCAGGCCGATTGACGACTCGGTCTTGCAAATCGTCGCAGCGCGCGTCTGTATGATCCGTCGCAGTCGAGGCTTTGCGCCGCAGCCGCTGCCGTGCCTGCCAGCGACGCAGACGATTTTGGCGGCAGGCGGCGATTTGAAAAACACTTTCTGTCTGGCTGACGAAGGGATGGCTTTTCTGAGCGGCCATATGGGCGATCTGGCGGAGGCGTCCGCGCAGGAAAATTATCGGCAACAGCAAGAGGAATTGCAGAAGCTGCTCGATTGTTCACCGACGGCAGTGGTGTATGATCTTCATCCGGCTTATCATTCGCAGCGCCTGTTTCGGAAAACGTTGCTGCCGTCGCTTTCGATCCAACACCATCATGCGCATGCCGCGTCGGTTTTGGCCGAACATCGCCTCACCGGACCGGCGCTTGGCGTCGTGCTTGACGGTACCGGTTACGGGACGGACGGCAGCCTGTGGGGCAGCGAGTTTTTAGCGCTAAGCGGCGCTTCGTTCAAACGCTTGGCTCACTTTTCTTATCTGCCGTTGCCGGGCGGCGAACAGGCTGTCCGGCAACCCTGGCGCTTGGCGGCCTGGATTCTGAGCGAACTGTACGGCGACAATCCGGTAGCGTGGCCGATTCAGCTGGAACTGCCTGAAGGCTGGCCAGTTTTGCGTCAAGCGGTCCGCCAGGGTTTGGCGAGCGTGCCTGCCTGCGGCGCGGGGCGTTGGTTTGATGCAGCGGCCGTCATCTTGGGTTTGGGAAGGGAGAATCAGTATGAAGGTCATTTGGCGGGACTGCTGACGGAAGCGGTGCAAGGCGAAGGCGAATTGCTGCACTACGCCATCTTGCCGGGAACGCCGCGCCAGATCGATCTGCTGCCGCTGCTCAAAGATTTAGCGGAAGGCGTTCTTGCCGGAAAAGAAACCGCTCATCTCGCGGCGTCCTTTCATCTGACGCTGTTTCAGGCGCTGCGCGAAATGCTGCTCTTGCTGCGCGTTGAAACGGGTCTTAACACCCTCTTGTTGAGCGGCGGCGTCTGGCAGAATCGTCATTTGCTGGCGCGGGCCTTGCTCTGTTTACCGGAGGATGGTTTTGCGGTATACTGCAATCAGCAAGTGCCTGCCAACGATGGCGGGCTATCCTTGGGGCAAGCATGGATTGCCGCTTCGCGGTTGAAGGAGGAAGAGTCATGTGTTTAG
- a CDS encoding metalloregulator ArsR/SmtB family transcription factor, translated as MDREECATCEQLCEHPHIICSAKQQLPNDAAIRDLSELFKLVGDPTRLKILTLLQSHELCVCDIAAALSMGQSAISHQLRLLRGARLVKFRKEGKSAWYALDDEHVLRLILHGLDHVQHD; from the coding sequence ATGGACCGCGAAGAATGCGCCACTTGTGAACAATTATGTGAACATCCGCACATCATTTGCAGCGCCAAGCAACAACTGCCGAATGATGCCGCGATTCGAGACCTATCCGAACTGTTCAAGCTGGTCGGCGACCCGACTCGCCTTAAAATCTTAACGTTGCTGCAAAGTCACGAACTTTGCGTCTGCGATATCGCGGCCGCACTGAGCATGGGCCAATCCGCGATCTCGCATCAGCTTCGCCTGTTGCGCGGCGCCCGTCTTGTTAAATTTCGCAAAGAAGGAAAATCAGCGTGGTATGCACTGGATGATGAGCATGTGCTGCGCTTGATTCTGCACGGTTTGGATCATGTACAGCATGACTGA
- a CDS encoding glycerol-3-phosphate responsive antiterminator: MASLDVLKILASGPVIPAARSMDDFKAALTQTVSPSVVLLFGDINSLPMLLAQAQEHKKRIVLHLDLFDGVGKDKAGIKFLARLGLTAIITTKSHLCRFAREEGMIVVQRLFLMDSESLRTGLNLIRNFKPDAIEVLPGSVPASVVKEIQDETGLPVLAGGLIRTMDDVNHAVQNGIAAVTTSRQELWKDILLT; the protein is encoded by the coding sequence TTGGCGTCTTTAGATGTTCTTAAAATTTTAGCCAGTGGCCCGGTTATTCCGGCGGCACGTTCCATGGATGATTTCAAGGCGGCGTTGACCCAGACGGTTTCCCCCAGCGTTGTTTTGTTATTCGGCGACATCAACAGCCTGCCGATGCTCTTAGCGCAGGCGCAGGAGCATAAGAAGCGGATCGTGCTTCATCTCGATCTGTTTGACGGCGTAGGCAAGGACAAAGCGGGCATCAAGTTTTTGGCTCGTTTGGGTCTTACCGCGATTATCACGACGAAATCGCATCTTTGCCGTTTTGCCAGAGAAGAGGGCATGATTGTCGTACAGCGTTTGTTCTTAATGGATTCGGAATCACTGCGCACTGGGTTGAATCTAATCCGCAATTTTAAACCGGATGCGATTGAAGTTCTGCCGGGATCGGTGCCCGCCAGCGTCGTAAAAGAAATTCAGGATGAAACCGGACTGCCCGTGTTGGCAGGCGGATTGATCCGCACGATGGATGATGTGAATCATGCGGTGCAAAATGGCATTGCGGCGGTAACGACCAGTCGCCAGGAATTGTGGAAAGACATATTATTGACTTGA
- the hypE gene encoding hydrogenase expression/formation protein HypE, which translates to MKDDLILLAHGGGGLLTQELVEEIMLPAFKNSALAARDDGALVQISGTELVFSTDAYVVKPRFFPGGDIGKLAVCGTVNDIAVCGAKPLYLSVAFIIEEGFSRRELSEIVASMAQAAKEAGVQIVTGDTKVVERGNVDGLYITTAGIGQRLPGITVSGSLAKAGQDIILSGSLGEHAMTVMAQRHGLTLPEEIRSDCAPLNGVIEELLQAVPQISVLRDVTRGGLATTLHEIAEQSGVTLTIAEEAIVVHPAVRAAADMLGFDPLYLANEGKFLICVESTYSQRVVDILQQHAKSGDASIIGTVGNGLPGRVVLKTLVGGERILDMPLGDLLPRIC; encoded by the coding sequence ATGAAGGATGATTTGATCTTACTGGCGCATGGCGGCGGAGGCCTATTGACGCAAGAACTGGTGGAAGAGATTATGCTGCCCGCGTTTAAAAATTCTGCCTTAGCGGCGAGGGACGACGGCGCGCTAGTGCAAATTTCAGGCACGGAGCTGGTTTTTTCTACGGATGCCTATGTGGTGAAACCGCGCTTTTTTCCCGGCGGCGACATCGGCAAACTTGCGGTCTGCGGCACCGTCAACGATATAGCGGTCTGCGGTGCGAAACCGCTCTATCTTAGCGTAGCGTTCATTATCGAAGAAGGTTTTTCCCGGCGCGAATTGAGCGAGATCGTAGCATCGATGGCGCAGGCGGCGAAAGAGGCGGGTGTTCAGATTGTCACCGGCGATACGAAGGTCGTCGAACGCGGCAATGTCGACGGGCTCTATATCACGACTGCCGGAATCGGACAGCGTCTGCCCGGAATCACGGTATCAGGAAGTCTTGCGAAAGCAGGGCAGGATATCATTCTCAGCGGCAGCTTGGGCGAGCACGCGATGACGGTCATGGCGCAGCGGCATGGACTGACATTGCCGGAGGAAATCCGCAGTGACTGCGCGCCCTTAAATGGCGTGATTGAAGAATTGTTGCAGGCCGTGCCGCAGATCAGCGTGCTGCGCGATGTGACGCGCGGCGGCCTGGCGACCACTTTGCATGAGATCGCAGAGCAGTCCGGCGTGACGCTTACGATCGCAGAAGAGGCGATCGTTGTGCATCCGGCAGTCCGTGCCGCGGCAGACATGTTAGGTTTCGATCCTTTATATTTAGCGAATGAAGGGAAATTTCTGATTTGTGTCGAATCTACTTACAGTCAAAGAGTTGTAGATATTTTGCAGCAACATGCAAAGAGCGGTGACGCGAGCATCATTGGGACGGTCGGCAATGGATTGCCTGGCCGCGTGGTGCTGAAGACTCTGGTGGGCGGAGAACGGATACTCGATATGCCGCTGGGGGATTTGCTGCCGCGAATTTGTTGA
- a CDS encoding MIP/aquaporin family protein: MRRIGLMTNLFGEFFGTMILLTFGCGVVANVLLKDSKGNGGGWIVITTGWALAVLLGVFGAIATGAPQADLNPAVTLFKQLAFGTYGSWGGAIATMFAEIAGGIAGGIITWLMYLPHWEPTADKGLKLAVFSTGPAIRNTMANLLCEILATAFLLIGIFIIFSKGVMGKEGFQAGVGPYMVAMLIWALGLSLGGPTGYALNPARDLGPRIAHFILPIAGKGDSDWGYSWIPVVGPMLGATLAFVVCRAIGLV, encoded by the coding sequence ATGAGGAGGATTGGACTTATGACAAATTTGTTTGGTGAATTTTTTGGAACGATGATTTTGCTGACCTTCGGTTGCGGCGTTGTTGCTAACGTCCTGCTGAAAGATTCGAAAGGTAATGGCGGTGGCTGGATCGTTATTACCACAGGCTGGGCTTTGGCAGTTTTACTTGGTGTTTTCGGCGCTATCGCGACCGGAGCTCCGCAAGCTGACTTGAACCCTGCAGTTACCCTGTTCAAACAATTGGCGTTTGGTACTTACGGCAGCTGGGGCGGCGCGATCGCTACCATGTTTGCAGAAATCGCTGGCGGCATTGCCGGCGGCATCATCACTTGGCTGATGTACCTGCCGCATTGGGAGCCTACCGCTGACAAAGGCCTGAAATTGGCTGTATTCTCGACTGGCCCGGCTATCCGCAACACGATGGCTAACCTGCTTTGCGAAATCTTGGCCACTGCGTTCCTGCTGATCGGCATCTTCATTATCTTCAGCAAAGGCGTAATGGGCAAAGAAGGTTTCCAAGCCGGCGTTGGCCCGTACATGGTTGCTATGCTGATCTGGGCATTGGGCTTGAGCTTGGGTGGTCCTACCGGTTATGCGTTGAATCCGGCGCGTGACCTTGGCCCGCGTATCGCTCACTTCATTCTGCCGATCGCTGGCAAAGGTGATTCGGATTGGGGTTATTCCTGGATTCCTGTTGTTGGACCAATGCTCGGCGCTACGCTGGCCTTCGTGGTCTGCAGAGCGATCGGTTTGGTATAA
- a CDS encoding MgtC/SapB family protein, whose protein sequence is MSIEWEMGSRLLVSALLAGVIGYERQSHQKAAGLRTHILVCVGSCLIMILSIKLYESVQGMTNADPARLAAQVVSGIGFLGAGSIMKEGPNIKGLTTAASLWVVSGVGLAVGCGYYMGALMTTALVFLTLSILQRIEKHHHGKLLSLAVLTLDAPGQIGKITSLLGRYGVSIRDIRIDQNEARLIIHFILEAPEKLPYNDMTSELVEIPGVHSIQREY, encoded by the coding sequence ATGTCGATTGAATGGGAAATGGGAAGCCGACTCTTGGTTTCGGCGTTGCTCGCCGGCGTGATCGGCTACGAACGGCAGTCCCACCAAAAAGCGGCGGGACTGAGGACGCATATTTTGGTTTGCGTAGGCTCCTGCCTGATTATGATCTTATCAATTAAGCTCTATGAATCGGTGCAGGGAATGACGAATGCCGATCCGGCGCGACTGGCCGCGCAGGTTGTCAGCGGCATAGGCTTTCTCGGCGCCGGCAGCATCATGAAGGAAGGCCCCAATATCAAAGGCCTGACTACGGCGGCCAGCCTGTGGGTCGTCTCCGGCGTCGGTCTGGCGGTCGGTTGCGGTTATTATATGGGCGCGTTGATGACGACGGCGCTGGTCTTTTTGACGTTGTCGATTTTACAGCGCATTGAGAAACATCACCATGGAAAACTTTTGAGCTTAGCGGTGCTGACGTTGGATGCGCCTGGGCAGATCGGAAAAATAACCAGTTTGCTCGGCCGGTACGGCGTGAGCATCCGCGACATCCGCATCGATCAAAATGAAGCGCGGTTGATTATTCATTTTATTCTTGAAGCGCCGGAGAAATTACCTTATAATGACATGACGAGCGAGTTGGTTGAAATTCCCGGCGTACACAGCATTCAGCGGGAATACTGA